cagaGGGAGGAGCAATTCCTTGTATGTCTACAAGCTTTCTAATATTTACCATCTGCATATTGaaaaaatcacaaaatatatcAGTATTGACAATATTTGAATCTAACGAGGGTAAAAAATGTTTCTGACATTAAGGAATGGCCTCTTACCTTTTCCTCTTTCACAAGCATTTCTCAAGCAAGAAAGGAATACAATGAGCAAGGAAACCCCAGCAATAAGCCCAATTAATATTGCAAGTGTCTTctctatctcatcatcattattgtTGTCTACaccaaaaagattaaaaaaaaatgcaattaGATGCCACCAAATTAATATATGCCACAGGAGATTTAACAATCATAAGCTAACAATTACAATTTCTTGGTTTCAGAGTAGTCAGTGATCAATGCTTCTTGCTATAGAGAACTCAATTATTGAATGTGAATTTTCTTGCTATCATTTCTGAATAAGCAAAAAGAATGTAATTGACTGCATCAAGTTTTCAATCAGCTTAGCAAAGATACATTATGCTACCCACAAGAAGAGAATTCCAATTTGATTGGGACATTGTAGTAATTTCAACATCATCTAAGCAATGATACAAATTTCTTTTTCAAACACTTTGAACATTAAAACTATGATTTGTGGCCAAAATTACCCTCTTTGCTTTGGATTCTTATTTGATTCCTAATTAAAAAGGCACATTAGTTCAGTGTGGGGTATTATGCTTTGGGATTAAGTGCTTCTGTATAGTTAGCATTTCTTGCATGTTTAAACATTACATTCTTGTTAACAGGAAAATGCAATTAGGGTATCCCTTTTATGCTTCACCCATATTTATGAATAAAACAGGCACTCTATATCTATCACATAAAACATccaacacacaatttcacatatGGGTTTGTGAGAAACCATATCATGTGATCAAAACCCAAAGTGTGCAAGCATTTGATTAAGTAATAAACCTTCAATAGAGCAAACCACATAAAGAATTAAGAGATGGAAACTTCATTAACGTTGCTCCAAATATCTCATTAATTATAGATTATACTACATAATTCACAACAAGAAGGTAGTTTAATTATCTTAATACAAACAAACACTTACTTTCATCGATTGCCCACTTTCTAATTAATACAAAcacaattaaaataaatcaaaggatgtgagaaaaggaaagaaattaaGAAGGGGAGGGTTGAATATAATTTGAACTTACTCAAATCACCATGCAATAACATcggaaaaaaagagaaaaataaattaggcACATAAATAGAGTTTATTTACATTTAACATGCTGTTGAAGGTAAATTTCAAGATTAGTGAAGATGGCTTTTCCACTAAATTCCCACTAATTTAAACCACATTATATTTAACCATGGACCAGAAATCTGAAACCACCTCCCATGGCGGCGGAACAGCTTACCATTACCACCGTGCGAGTGAGCTCCACGCTCCGAGAAGCGAACGTAGCACTTGGCCAAGTACATTTGACCCCAAGCGGCGGGCCCACATTCCGTTTTCAGCCGTCCGACGGCGTCCGATATGCAATCCTGGCACTCGGTCGCACTCAAATCCTGTACACACTGAGCCACACCGTTAACGTCGCCGGACCCACCAACCCTGTAAGGCTTGTAGGACTCATCACTGGCTCCCAAGTAGTCCAACACCGCATCGCGCCTGGTAAACGCGTCAGACTCATACCCATTAATCGACGGCCCGCATTTCCTTAACACCACGGTCTTGTCCTCCACCCCCAAAAAACTGATGTTGTCGTACTTGACGAAACATCCATCGAGCTGCAGCGCTCCACCGCACGAGTCAAGGCAGAGTGTGCCGAGTTGACTGACGGCGCTAGCAACACAGCGAGCACAATCCCCATTGGAGAGGTCTCCACGGCATTGGAAGAGGCCGTAAAGGGTGTCCTGTGAGGAGGAAGGACTCTGGACGGTGAAGTTGTTGTAGTTTGTGAAGGTGGCAGAGTTAACCAAGGAGGTGAGTAGCGAATTGACGTTGGATTCATAAGGAGAGCCTGAGATGTACTTGAGCTGTGAACATCCACCGAAAACGAAAGACTCAAGAGAAGAAGTTGATGGGGTTGAAAGGAGGGAGATTGTAAGAAGAGAAACAAAAGCTGTGATTGTTAGAGACATGTTTGATGAGTTGCTTCCAGGGAGAGAAAGATTGAAGGGTTTTGCTTTGTGGGAGGCTATGAGTATAACCGGAGCAGTGATCGCTGGCATTTGGCACTCTTTTTGAGCGTCagtgaggaagagagagagagagagagagagagagagctctgGCACCGAAGGTGGTTGTTGCTTTGAGGAGAATTTACGTAACGAAAGGGTGTTCATTGACCTATGCATATATGATTGTTTCTTTTTACTTTccttcccatttattattattattattattattattattattattattattattattattattttccacatTTATGGATTATGATTATTTTAGAGATCATTAAACTTGTTTTGATTATAAATAATACATTGTAGCTATTTAAAGTACAGTGTTATGtaactaaaaaaattattaagtatattaattatatatttattatttctcataatcatataaatttatatttcatactataagaaaaaattattttttatgaaaaagtaATACTATTTTTAGTGTTATTAATGTATTTAATAATTAGTTTTGAGACTGAATTACAATTGGGGGACTGGGTTTAGTTGACCAGATCACCATCAAAGGGTGGTCCATTTCCTTCACCTAAAACTTGAGATTGTCAATTTACATggatttattttgtttttttctttttcataagattttaaaaaagaaaatcactttgatgtcttgaattttttttttctttttcttgcttTAAAATTATCTGAACTGCTTTGTCAACAAGCACAGAATTTTTCTGCGTTCTAGTGCAGAGATGCGTTAATTAACTAAATATTTTTTAGGTTGGGTAATTATATGGGTTAAATCCGTATTTGAATGTAATTATGACATAATAATTTTCAACTAAGCTTTAACAAAGGTAGATGCGATGCGATCGAGAAGGTGAAGTTCCTATTTATAGCCATTGACAAAGAAAAGGAAGTAGGCTATGTTGGTAAACTTCCCCAGTTCCCTGTGCTGTGCGTAACAACCGTTTCAGGGGACCTACAAACAGAAAACGACACTACTCTTTACTctccaatatatatataattttcttctGTTTTTCCAAATGCAAATGAGACTTGGATAAATTATTTTGTGCCCTTGTATACAAAAGCGCAGTTACTCAGAAAGGCGTGAATCTCActtcttaaatttaaaaaataattaattttccatgAGTATTAGTTACATTGTATAATTTGCTCCGTTTCGGAGTTCACTTGTAATATTTTTTATGCTTTCAACAATGTGATTAAATAAGGACTTACTGTAATTTTTGATTAATTATTGGATACACTGAaagcattaaaaaataatatttttttagatataaaaaacttattctttttaattttaaaaatgtgaGATTTATATTTTTTAGAGAGAAAGTGTATGTGTACCAGTGTACATAATAATTTATCACAATTATTAGGCTAACCAAAATTGCATTTAAAGATTTGAAAATTAAagcaaaactaattaattaagttGCTTATTAACCAGGATAACTCTTGGGTGTAACGTAtattaatttcttaaattaaCAAAGCATTTTGCCCAAATTCAATACCTTGGGAGTAGCATATCATAGTTAGAATTGAAATATTTAAACTAGTTGATCAAATGATGAGTTCAGCAGTTAAGAATTTAGTTGGATTGGTGAgtgatatataaattttattacaaatttcTAATCATTGCTAGACTTTTTCTGGTCAATGAGAATATCCCTTTTATCCCTAAattttttcaagaaaaaaatatattaactatGATTTATGGTTAAAAAGAAGAACAAAGAGGATTATCCCTTCAGTATAAAGGCTAAGATAATGTAGGCGTCCTCAACTTATTGTTTTCTATAGATATAGCTAGCCATTATCGTCTATTCAAAGCTAAAAAAGGTTGGAGCCTTCCATTGTTGGTTACAAACTGTAAAAAGAAAGGCTTTTGTATCCTATATACAGCAAGCAAGACTGGGGCccctttttttttcatatatatacatacatatatgatCGACATTGAATCTCAAAAGTCACAAAACCATGATCCAACATAATCTTACCAATATCTGAGCCTTTTTTTTAACGTATTACTCACCAAATTTTGCTCACATAAACTCTGGTTAGTGGGAGCTGATTCGATTAATTCAAGTTGTTAAATGGTCACTAGTCCTTCCCCTCTTTTCTGGGTCCAATTTAATTAGGTCTCTCTTCATGATCTCAAGCTCATGTTTTTACCTAAATGTTTAGTGAGAGATCTTTTCAATCTTTCAATCTTAGTTGTTTGATTTGGGTATTGAAGTACGTAAGGTAGCAAATAGGTGGAGTCGGTTGGATTCGAATTGAGCTGTGATCAGTCATTTCAAATTTTGcctttttaaataggttcaagtTATATTATTTCAGATTATTAATGATTCAAATGATTAATTTAGTCACTAAAAAAATattagattttaattattttataggtTGTTGGAATTTTTTGATGTAGTCCACCAAAAAATCGAGTCAAATGACTTAGTCAGAGAGTTAAATGTTTCAATTAGTGAATGGTTTGGCAACTCTAAAGCACATGACTTGGAATCACATGGCTTGGAGTAAGAGTGTTAACAATAATGGCTTATAACGATTACATAATGCCTCGAAATGGATATGATTTAGATAAAACAATGGATAAGCTTTCACTCACTAAAGTCTGAGATAATTGAGCCTAGAATTTCATATTAGAATCCCACTCCAAGCCTGATTATCATGGAATCTGACTAATAGCCTCAACAGGTCACTGTTAGCCTACATATAGCCAGATAGCACAAACCATGTGCGCGCTTATTTTGCATAACTGAACTTTTAACTCTCAATTATTTGAACAATTTACTGCAACACTAATCTGACTTTGGCGTCACAGTGACTAGACAAAGGTCATTGATCTCACCATTTTTACTTTTTGCGGGTTTAAAAATTAGACCAAATGACTCGCAGTAACATCATTttcaaatcaaattattaatatttttaaaagaaatataatttttttatagatttaatttataaatcaaaatttaaattgatataTTCATCTCAAAACAGATTAATTCGGATTGGACCATATAAGAGACTAAAAAGAATTTGTTTAAACAATTTTAATGTATTTATGTTTGATTGGGAGTGCTATTGTTGTGACGTACCATATTAGATGAAGGTAAAGAGAAAGCtatcaaaaaaagaaaaatatcaaatagtAGATGGGATTGAACACTAGAATTGTACCTTAATTGGGACATATTTGCTTATAATCATATGGCAATTGGTCTTGAGGCTTACTCTTTCTGTGTCTGGTACATTGATGCAACATATGAAAGTGCGAGGAAAACAACCCTTTGGTGACAAGGCCATGCATTTAATATTTCCAATTTCAGGATGGTGCCTTTTAAAATTACGGGCCAACAAAGGAACCCACCATATTGTTGGATTATTTATTTGGAATTAATTTTATCATGATGTGATTATGGGTGGATAggatttataaatataaattttgatcAGCTTAGTTGATGATTGAGTTTAATAATTTATGGATTAAGTTTTTAATTTTAGGGTTGGTTCATAATTTTATTtcttgtaatttttttaattgtaatttggATGATCTATCTTTAATTGTACAAATATAGTTAATGTAATTTACGGAAGGGGTCCAtgatgatataaaaaaaaaaaaaaaatctttattgCATTTAAAATGCCTCATCCAtggatcaataataataataaaattgttGCTTAAAGGCCTACAATATATTCAATAGATACGTAACATCCCTGAATGCCGTTTGCTTTATTTTCAATTTGGAAGAGGAAAACCTCCATAATCTATTTGCTTATTCTATTgcttatgaaaatttattataaaagatGGTTGAATACACCATTTACacttaaattttattacaaacattTATAacactctaaatttttaaaatgtcataTTATACAGCTTTTGTGAAAATGGAATTAAGATACCTATAGTATTATAGTAAACAGATCATCATATCAATGCAATTAGAGTTCACGCAGATATCTTAATCTACTTTACTGAAATTGTGATGTGTCATGCAACGTTTTAAAAATTCAAGAtgtcataaaatatttttttataaagtttAAGGATGAAATGGTGTATTCGGCCATAAAAgtatcattgaaatttttgaaacgTCAATTTCCCTGAAAATCAACAATAGTGATTTAACTTAATAATAATATGTGATGAAATCAAGTGTATATGTACCAATTCATCATAACcattaattataatgaaattattataCTTACATTGATTTTACGGTATAATTTTTTCAATAAGTTAACAAAAGACCTGAAATGAATGACTCATAAAAAAAGTAAATGTGCATGAATGAAACGAAGACATGGTTTCTTGAATTTTGGTGATAATTTAAAGAAAAACAACAGAAAGAGtaagaataagaaaaagaaaaagaaaagaatataAGGAATAATAGATTAAGAAGGTAACGTtcaaattcattaattaaataattttctaattaagtGATGAATTTATGTCATGGCCAAGGCCAACTACACAAAAGGAAACTCTCACTTGAGGCTTTTTATTTTTGGCTTAACCTCAAACCAAATGCTTGTCAATTTGCTCTTCAGATAAGGTTTCCCATCCCACAGAGCTTCTTATAGCTCCATGTTAGCTTCTCCAATTCTTAGCCTTTCCATGCCTTGCTTGTTTTTGTGCTGGATATATAAGCTGGATCTTGCATTGTCTGCTCTTCACAGCTGCCCAATCTACTTGCGCCCCTTCATGCTTTTTGCCATCAcaataattttcttttccttcgCTAGGTACCCAATTTCACTCATATATTTATtgaaaatgtttaatttaattaatttttaattttttttcttcacattaactcaaaaattttaatttaaatttaatttagtttaaaaattaaaatttttgtgctAAAATTTTGATTTAGACAAAAATTAAGAtgtataatttcttatttttggactaaatttcttgatttgaatttaaaattaaaatatttaatttcttaattttctatagttttaaattaaattaaacttaaattaaaatttataagttaatttagacaaaaaattaaaaataacttaaattaAACATCCCAATAAATTCAATAGTTAAATTAAGCATCAAACCTTCTTATTTTGTCCCAAGCTTCTACTAgcaaattgaataaaaaataaaataaaataatcaaattgTGCAGAACCAATTACAGAGGATCAGCTTGGATTCGGAATTTGACAAAAAAAATTTTCCCTACTTTACAAATTCTTAAATTCTTAAAGATGTTAGAGGTTACAATTTGGTTTAGTCTAGCAAGTGATATGTATATTACTTACTTAATAGGTGCCGGATTCGAATTCTCACTTTTAATTCtccctaaagaaaaataaagattaACGCTACGAGTTGAATACTTTATTATTGTGCATATGCTAATCTGATAGCTTAGTGACATGTACTTTCATATTGCTAGAAACCCAGCCAAACTTTTGCTTAATTTTTCAAAAAACTTAATCATTATTATCAtcactaatttttcaattaatgCCATTGAGACATGCaacaatttgattttttttatatgttaaaaatttttaaaagagaggaaatgaccatatcaaaattgaaattttaatttcttaattatatcatgaacagattttttttttttaatccaatgATGTAATATAGAGTGTAGATTCATTCATATAAGTGAGCACTTGTTATTGTGGTACATTTTGCTAATCAAGATTCAACGCGCAGAAAGCAGCTTTGATTTAGAATTAATGTTCTTGAATCTTGAACTTAAGTCTATCTGAAAGGTATATAATTAATCTTTCAAAGCAATGAGTACTTGTGTAAAGCTACCACTAATTAATTGCTTCAAATTATTAATCATTAATTTGTAATattatctgaaatttttttatttaaatttaatttatggtaCAAATCTTAAACTTAagcctatctgaaatttttttatctaaattaaatttttttatttgaaatatatttaataaataaattttattatacatcttatatcttaaatttataataaattaaatttaagttaGAAAAATTTGATGTTATCTATTAGTCCTAACAAAAGAGCGAAGAAAAACAAATGTTAAGTCGATTATATATAATCATTCTACAGTTCTTTAATTAAGATCTTATATTTAACTTAATAATTaagaggaaaataaaagaaacaaaagagaaatattattcttttatatattttttaagacAATTTAaggaaatattaattaaaaattttatatttatatatataagtataaaaagaattaaaatttaatgcgATGCTTGAACCTTATCACCCATTAAAtgtttaaaatgataaaaatattgTTTTTTTACTTGATAACACAAAAATCAAAACTTTTTCACTATTTTCATTCATTGTTagtaaaagaaaacataaaaaaTTACATTCACctat
The Hevea brasiliensis isolate MT/VB/25A 57/8 chromosome 18, ASM3005281v1, whole genome shotgun sequence genome window above contains:
- the LOC110647287 gene encoding plasmodesmata-located protein 6, which produces MPAITAPVILIASHKAKPFNLSLPGSNSSNMSLTITAFVSLLTISLLSTPSTSSLESFVFGGCSQLKYISGSPYESNVNSLLTSLVNSATFTNYNNFTVQSPSSSQDTLYGLFQCRGDLSNGDCARCVASAVSQLGTLCLDSCGGALQLDGCFVKYDNISFLGVEDKTVVLRKCGPSINGYESDAFTRRDAVLDYLGASDESYKPYRVGGSGDVNGVAQCVQDLSATECQDCISDAVGRLKTECGPAAWGQMYLAKCYVRFSERGAHSHGGNDNNNDDEIEKTLAILIGLIAGVSLLIVFLSCLRNACERGKDGKY